The Streptomyces sp. NBC_00459 DNA segment CCGTTGATGACGGCCGGTTCCATGGTCAGGGTGGCCAGTTCGGGCTTGGCCAGGAAGCCCACGAGCCAGCGCGCGACACGGTCGGTGCCGTGGAGGGGGCGGCGGGCTGCGGTGACCTTGCCGCCGCCGTCGGACCAGGCGGTGACATCGGGGGCGAGCAGCTCCATGACGGCGTTCAGGTCACCGCCCGAGCAGGCCGCCAGGAACTGGGCGGTGACCTGGCGGCGCCGGGTCCGGTCGGCGTCGAAGCGGGGGCGGCGGGCCTGGACGTGTTCCCGTGCGCGGTGGGCGATCTGACGGACCGTCGGCTCGGGACGTTCGAGGGTCTCGGCGATCTCGGCGTGCGAGTAGCCGAAGACCTCGCGGAGCAGGAAGACGGCGCGTTCGACGGGGCTGAGGGTTTCCAGGACGACGAGCATCGCGGTGGAGACGCTGTCGGCCAGTTCCGACTCCGCGGCGATGTCGGGGGAGGTCAGCAGGGGCTCGGGGAGCCATGGCCCGACGTAGGTCTCGCGGGTCGCCCGCGCGGAGGTGAGGCGGTTCAGTGAGAGGTTGGTGACCGTGCGCACCAGGTAGGCCTTGGGGTGGCGGACCGTGTCGCGGTCCGCTGTGCTCCAGCTCAGCCAGGTGTCCTGGAGGACGTCCTCCGCGTCGGTGACGCTGCCCAGCATGCGGTAGGCGGTGGCGAACAGCAGCCTGCGGTGTTCGATGTACGGGTCCTGCTCGTCCCTGGCGTCGACCATCGGCTCATGCTGCCAGCGCCGTAACCAGGGCGGCAAGGCCCGGGATCATGGCGCCGGCAGCCGATGCGCCCGTCATGCCACGGGCTTGCGGGTGGCCCGGCCGCCCTTGGAGACGATGGTGGTGACGTTCATGCGCTTGCTCAATCGGTAGGTCGTGAGCGGGCTGCCGCTGACCATCTCCTTGTACGCGACGGCGCTCCGGCCGGTGAGGTGCATACGGCGGGGGGTTTCGTCGGCCTTGGTGAACTGGATGACGGCGTCACGGCGGCCGAGGCTGACCGGCTGGTGGAAGTAGCCGAAGCGGAAGGGCTTGACGGCCTTGCCGCGCACGAGTCGCGCGATGGTGTCGGCGGTGTACTGGGCGGTGGGCAGGCCACTCTGGCAGGTGCCGTGGATCTGCCCCCAGGCCAGCCGGACGGCGGCGGCGTCGCCGATGGCGTGGATCTCCGGGTGGGAGACCGAACGCAGGGTGGCGTCGACCAGGATGAGGCCGCGGTCGTCGGTGGCGATCCCGGCGTCGGCGGCGAGCGGCGACACCTTGACGCCGGTGGTCCACAGGCAGGCGTCGGAGCGGACGAGCCGGCCGTCGGCCAGTTCGACGGCGTCGGGCAGCACCTTGGTGACGCGGGCGCCGGTCTCAAGAGTGACGCCGAGGCGGTCCAGCGCGCCGTAGAGGTAGGCGCGGGCCTTGGCACCCATCATGCCGCCGGGCTCGTCCAGGCTGATCAGCGTGACGTCCAGGCCGGGGTGGCTCTCGGCGATCTCGGTGGCCGCCTCGACGCCGGTCAGGCCGCCGCCGCAGACGGTGACCGTGCCGCCGGACGCGGCGACCTCGGTGAGGCGCGTGGCGAACCGACCGGCGATCTCCGGGTTGTTGAGGGTGAACGCGTGGGTGTCGGCGCCGGGGACCTTTCCGGTGTCGGTCGAGCTGCCCAGTGCGTAGACGAGCGTGTCGTACCCGAGGGTCTCGGCGTCGTCGACGGTGATCTGCCGGGCCTCGGGGTCGATGGCGGTGGCGGCGCCCTGGACGAACGTGACGCCCGTGCCGGTGAGGAGGTCGGGGATCCGGTGGTCGGCGAGCTCCTGCCCGGCGGCGATCTGGTGCATCCGCAGCCGCTCGACGAACCGGCCGGAGGGGTTGACCAGGGTGATCTTCACGCCGGTCCGGCGGGTGCGGTGGGCCAGCCGGATGGCACAGAACAAGCCCGTGTAGCCGGCGCCGAGGACGACGATGCGGTGGCCGTTGTTCATCGGATCTCCCAAGGTCGGGCACCGGCTTCGGTGCCGGTGACGCCCATGGGACAAGCGACCCGCACCGCACGTGACAGGTCGCAAATGTGATGTACGTCACAACAAATGCATCGGTGGCGTGCCGGCAACAACCCGTCGGCCGCCCCGAGCCGACGCGTATCCGACACCCGCCCACCCCGGGGAGGCCGGCCTCCCCGAGCGGCTCCAGCGCCAGACCCTCGGCGCAGACCGACAGGCACCCCGATTCGGCTCCGCGCCCCGCCCCCACTCGGCTGCGTTCCGCCTCCGGCAGTCCCCGGAAACGCTCCGCC contains these protein-coding regions:
- a CDS encoding NAD(P)/FAD-dependent oxidoreductase; translated protein: MNNGHRIVVLGAGYTGLFCAIRLAHRTRRTGVKITLVNPSGRFVERLRMHQIAAGQELADHRIPDLLTGTGVTFVQGAATAIDPEARQITVDDAETLGYDTLVYALGSSTDTGKVPGADTHAFTLNNPEIAGRFATRLTEVAASGGTVTVCGGGLTGVEAATEIAESHPGLDVTLISLDEPGGMMGAKARAYLYGALDRLGVTLETGARVTKVLPDAVELADGRLVRSDACLWTTGVKVSPLAADAGIATDDRGLILVDATLRSVSHPEIHAIGDAAAVRLAWGQIHGTCQSGLPTAQYTADTIARLVRGKAVKPFRFGYFHQPVSLGRRDAVIQFTKADETPRRMHLTGRSAVAYKEMVSGSPLTTYRLSKRMNVTTIVSKGGRATRKPVA
- a CDS encoding RNA polymerase sigma-70 factor; the encoded protein is MVDARDEQDPYIEHRRLLFATAYRMLGSVTDAEDVLQDTWLSWSTADRDTVRHPKAYLVRTVTNLSLNRLTSARATRETYVGPWLPEPLLTSPDIAAESELADSVSTAMLVVLETLSPVERAVFLLREVFGYSHAEIAETLERPEPTVRQIAHRAREHVQARRPRFDADRTRRRQVTAQFLAACSGGDLNAVMELLAPDVTAWSDGGGKVTAARRPLHGTDRVARWLVGFLAKPELATLTMEPAVINGELGVLATLGGHTVGALSFDLVDGRIQNLRFQVNPEKLSGLTPDNSLALP